Proteins found in one Magnolia sinica isolate HGM2019 chromosome 5, MsV1, whole genome shotgun sequence genomic segment:
- the LOC131246970 gene encoding AT-hook motif nuclear-localized protein 16-like, which yields MANQDLGTPTAGSKMSDLNGDSKNNNHMSCFDARTLLVPTLTAAVPVSAVMAEVESNRRPRGRPAGSKKKLKPPIIVSRDSGNALEAHAVEVRSGCDVVEGIANFARRKQCGVCILSGSGCVTKVSLRQLGPSGTIVTLDGQFEILSLMGSFLPPPAPPGVTGFTIYLAGAQGQVIGGGIVGSLIASGPVVIMAATFVNATFDRLPMDEGEVGSHYQHHPSHHHHLEVLNMYGLPPELYSWALGCQLTKS from the coding sequence ATGGCCAACCAAGATCTAGGAACCCCAACTGCTGGATCCAAGATGAGTGATTTGAATGGAGATTCCAAGAACAATAACCACATGTCATGTTTTGATGCAAGAACATTACTAGTACCCACCCTGACAGCAGCAGTGCCGGTGTCGGCTGTGATGGCAGAGGTAGAGTCCAACCGGCGGCCACGAGGCCGGCCTGCTGGCTCTAAGAAGAAGCTGAAACCACCTATCATTGTCAGCCGTGATAGCGGCAATGCTCTTGAGGCCCATGCTGTGGAGGTGAGGTCTGGGTGCGATGTTGTGGAGGGCATAGCCAACTTTGCAAGGAGAAAACAATGCGGTGTCTGTATACTTAGTGGGAGTGGGTGTGTAACGAAAGTGAGCCTGCGGCAATTGGGTCCTTCCGGCACCATTGTTACACTTGATGGACAGTTCGAGATACTTTCACTGATGGGTTCTTTCCTACCTCCGCCGGCTCCACCTGGGGTCACAGGCTTCACGATCTACTTGGCGGGTGCGCAGGGGCAAGTAATCGGCGGTGGAATCGTGGGGTCACTTATCGCTTCGGGACCTGTGGTGATCATGGCCGCAACATTCGTGAATGCCACGTTCGACCGCCTTCCGATGGATGAAGGTGAGGTTGGCTCGCATTATCAACATCACCCAAGTCACCATCATCATCTTGAGGTGTTGAACATGTACGGACTGCCTCCGGAGCTTTACTCGTGGGCACTGGGCTGCCAGCTTACTAAGAG